The proteins below come from a single Streptomyces spongiicola genomic window:
- a CDS encoding DUF4913 domain-containing protein, translating to MEQSAQHAQQLDHLAAAPAPAGSPFAAFGMPGLGGPPPAAPPEPRPILELDGEEREDELDALSDWVDDFFLPVYGAEVTTAAPWCLQWQEHDDVVAWLHALWLAYQQHKDPEAGLSGLFVWHRDFLTHAIAAIRAPGGPLSACMTSPERPAHRLLPGPPPSTRTEMATASAAEAAGSPEPDEPTS from the coding sequence ATGGAGCAGTCGGCGCAGCACGCCCAGCAGCTCGACCATCTCGCCGCGGCCCCGGCCCCGGCCGGATCACCGTTCGCCGCGTTCGGCATGCCGGGGCTCGGCGGACCGCCTCCGGCTGCGCCGCCGGAGCCGCGCCCGATTCTGGAACTGGACGGGGAGGAGCGCGAGGACGAGCTCGACGCCTTGTCCGACTGGGTCGACGACTTCTTCCTCCCGGTCTACGGGGCGGAGGTCACCACCGCGGCACCCTGGTGCCTGCAGTGGCAGGAGCACGACGACGTCGTTGCATGGCTTCACGCCCTGTGGCTCGCATACCAGCAGCACAAGGACCCCGAAGCCGGGCTCTCCGGCCTGTTCGTGTGGCACCGGGACTTCCTCACCCACGCCATCGCGGCGATCCGCGCGCCGGGCGGTCCGCTGTCGGCCTGCATGACCTCACCCGAGCGTCCCGCCCACCGGCTCCTGCCGGGCCCGCCTCCCTCGACACGTACGGAGATGGCGACGGCGAGCGCGGCGGAAGCCGCCGGGTCCCCTGAGCCGGACGAGCCGACGTCGTGA